In Rhipicephalus microplus isolate Deutch F79 chromosome 9, USDA_Rmic, whole genome shotgun sequence, one genomic interval encodes:
- the Dus4 gene encoding dihydrouridine synthase 4 isoform X1, which yields MNGEPGERKKPLDLLNGADMVKICAPMVRYSKQAFRHLVRKYGVDIAYTPMIVSDSFVKSQKARDAEFTTAQGDRPLIVQFAANNATDLANAAELVYRYSDGVDLNCGCPQRWAIAEGYGVHLLNHPELVRDMVHQTKNRLCDSDFTTSVKIRVCSDLSKTVDFCRKLEAAGVSFITVHGRTKDQRSEPVNLDAIRTVKDSLRIPVVANGDVTSMKKAEDICQATGVNGVMAARGMLDNPAMFSGFKHTPAHCVEDWLLLSAELGCPLTQFHHHLMFMLDHVLSRSEKRIFNALTSYSAVVDYLHYAHSVVLHEHRGKVTL from the exons ATGAATGGAGAACCGGGGGAGAGAAAGAAACCGTTGGATCTGCTGAACGGCGCTGACATGGTCAAGATTTGTGCTCCAATGGTTCGATACTCCAA GCAAGCATTCCGTCATCTGGTGCGCAAATACGGCGTCGACATCGCCTACACGCCGATGATTGTGTCCGACTCGTTTGTCAAGTCGCAAAAGGCAAGGGACGCGGAGTTCACCACTGCCCAAG GTGATCGACCACTGATTGTTCAGTTCGCCGCAAACAACGCTACCGATTTGGCAAATGCGGCTGAGCTTGTCTACAG GTATTCCGATGGTGTGGACCTCAACTGTGGCTGCCCGCAGAG ATGGGCCATTGCAGAGGGATATGGTGTGCACCTTCTAAATCATCCTGAGCTCGTCAGAGACATGGTCCACCAGACCAAGAATCGTCTTTGCGATTCTGACTTCACCACATCAGTAAAGATTCGAGTGTGCAGCGATCTCAG CAAAACAGTGGACTTCTGTCGGAAGCTGGAAGCGGCAGGCGTGTCTTTCATAACGGTGCACGGACGCACCAAGGATCAGAGAAGTGAGCCGGTCAATTTAGATGCCATTCGGACCGTCAAGGACTCTTTGCGAATACCTGTCGTTGCCAACGGTGACGTGACCAGCATGAAGAAGGCCGAGGACATCTGCCAGGCAACGGGAGTCAATG GTGTCATGGCAGCACGTGGAATGCTCGACAACCCCGCCATGTTCTCTGGATTCAAACACACGCCAGCACATTGCGTTGAAGACTGGCTCCTGCTGAGTGCAGAGCTGGGATGTCCGCTGACACAGTTCCACCACCACCTCATGTTCATGCTCGACCACGTACTGTCTCGCAGCGAAAAGAGGATATTCAACGCCCTCACGAGTTACTCGGCTGTTGTGGACTACCTCCACTATGCTCATTCAGTGGTACTGCACGAACACAGAGGCAAGGTCACTTTGTGA
- the Dus4 gene encoding dihydrouridine synthase 4 isoform X2: MIVSDSFVKSQKARDAEFTTAQGDRPLIVQFAANNATDLANAAELVYRYSDGVDLNCGCPQRWAIAEGYGVHLLNHPELVRDMVHQTKNRLCDSDFTTSVKIRVCSDLSKTVDFCRKLEAAGVSFITVHGRTKDQRSEPVNLDAIRTVKDSLRIPVVANGDVTSMKKAEDICQATGVNGVMAARGMLDNPAMFSGFKHTPAHCVEDWLLLSAELGCPLTQFHHHLMFMLDHVLSRSEKRIFNALTSYSAVVDYLHYAHSVVLHEHRGKVTL; this comes from the exons ATGATTGTGTCCGACTCGTTTGTCAAGTCGCAAAAGGCAAGGGACGCGGAGTTCACCACTGCCCAAG GTGATCGACCACTGATTGTTCAGTTCGCCGCAAACAACGCTACCGATTTGGCAAATGCGGCTGAGCTTGTCTACAG GTATTCCGATGGTGTGGACCTCAACTGTGGCTGCCCGCAGAG ATGGGCCATTGCAGAGGGATATGGTGTGCACCTTCTAAATCATCCTGAGCTCGTCAGAGACATGGTCCACCAGACCAAGAATCGTCTTTGCGATTCTGACTTCACCACATCAGTAAAGATTCGAGTGTGCAGCGATCTCAG CAAAACAGTGGACTTCTGTCGGAAGCTGGAAGCGGCAGGCGTGTCTTTCATAACGGTGCACGGACGCACCAAGGATCAGAGAAGTGAGCCGGTCAATTTAGATGCCATTCGGACCGTCAAGGACTCTTTGCGAATACCTGTCGTTGCCAACGGTGACGTGACCAGCATGAAGAAGGCCGAGGACATCTGCCAGGCAACGGGAGTCAATG GTGTCATGGCAGCACGTGGAATGCTCGACAACCCCGCCATGTTCTCTGGATTCAAACACACGCCAGCACATTGCGTTGAAGACTGGCTCCTGCTGAGTGCAGAGCTGGGATGTCCGCTGACACAGTTCCACCACCACCTCATGTTCATGCTCGACCACGTACTGTCTCGCAGCGAAAAGAGGATATTCAACGCCCTCACGAGTTACTCGGCTGTTGTGGACTACCTCCACTATGCTCATTCAGTGGTACTGCACGAACACAGAGGCAAGGTCACTTTGTGA
- the LSm3 gene encoding U6 snRNA-associated Sm-like protein LSm3, producing the protein MADDAEQTPATAVEEPLDLIRLSLDEKIYVKMRNERELRGRLHAYDQHLNMILGDVEETVTSVEIDEETYEEVYKSTRRSIPMLFVRGDGVILVSPPVRTTT; encoded by the exons ATGGCTGACGACGCTGAACAG ACTCCCGCAACCGCGGTGGAGGAGCCGCTCGACCTCATCCGGTTGAGCTTGGACGAGAAGATATACGTCAAGATGAGAAACGAGCGGGAATTGCGAGGCCGATTGCAC GCGTACGACCAGCATCTGAACATGATCCTTGGGGATGTTGAGGAGACCGTGACCAGCGTAGAAATTGACGAGGAAACCTACGAAGAAGTGTACAAG AGTACCAGGAGGTCCATTCCAATGCTGTTTGTACGTGGAGATGGAGTCATATTGGTGTCTCCTCCAGTTCGAACCACAACTTGA